A single region of the Leptodactylus fuscus isolate aLepFus1 chromosome 5, aLepFus1.hap2, whole genome shotgun sequence genome encodes:
- the ATOX1 gene encoding copper transport protein ATOX1, whose amino-acid sequence MPKEEFFVDMTCEGCSNAVKRVLSRLDVQYEIDLPNKTVVIQSDNHSVDQLLETLKKTGKEARHLCTK is encoded by the exons ATGCCG AAAGAAGAGTTTTTCGTGGACATGACTTGTGAAGGTTGTTCCAATGCTGTGAAACGTGTTCTGTCTCGGCTAG ATGTTCAGTATGAAATCGATCTGCCGAACAAGACGGTTGTGATCCAGTCTGATAACCATTCCGTGGACCAATTGCTGGAGACCCTGAAGAAGACTGGAAAAGAAGCCAGACACTTGTGTACCAAGTAA